The following is a genomic window from Spirochaeta cellobiosiphila DSM 17781.
AATACGACGATTACCTGCTTATGTCAAACATCAGTAAGTGAAATATTAAAGTATACGCGAAAAAATAATATTGCCACTGAATTAGCTTTTACAAATACATCCATTGAACGTCTCGAGAATAGCAAAGAAGCGTGCCCCAATGCCTACGATTTAATTCTACGGACCCTAATTTTTCCCTTATACTCCTCAATGAAAAAAGAACAGATTGAAATTGAATCTAAAATATTAAGCTCACTTCCTTGATTGAAGCATTTTCATAAGAATGGTAGTCTAATTATATGGTAATTCAACGTGTGTTAGTTGTGTTCAACAAAATGAAAAGTGGAACGGTCAATATAGCCACACAGATTAAAGCAAAGATGAATGAGCTTGAAATTGATTGTCAGCTGTTTGGATATCTGGATAATCCTTCTGAAGTAGTGTGTCATCATCCCATTGATTTTGTTTTTGTTTTGGGAGGTGATGGTACAGTTCTTTTTAGTGCCCGGATGCTGTATAAATTAGAAGTACCCATATTACCGATAAATATGGGCAGTATTGGTTTTATTACAGAAGTAAGTGCTAGTGAATGGTTAGACGCTTTCTTGACATATAAAAACGGTCAACTTGATGTTAGCAAACGAATCATGATAAGAGCAACGGTTTATAGAAATGGTAAAAAAATTACTGATTTGGTTGGCTTGAATGATGGTGTAATAGGATCTTCAGGGGCTTCCAAAATTGTGAGATACCAGATCGATGTTAATGGCGTTTCTTTAGGTGAATATCGTGCTGATGGGGTGATATTAGCAACGCCTACAGGTGCTACTGGATATTCTTTGGCAGCTGGAGGTCCTCTTATTTATCCAGAAGCTGAAGCATTACTAGTAACACCAATTTGTCCTCATTCATTAACAAAGCGGCCAATTGTGATACCTGGTAATGAGAATATTAGAGTTACATTGGATAAGGAGCAACGTACAAAGATTAGTTTAACAATAGATGGTCAAGTTGAATATTTTCTTGAACCCGGGGATGAAGTTGTATTCAGTAAGACTTCTGAAAAGACAATAATTGTTAAGTCAGATAAACGTTCTTTTTATGAAGTAATAAGAACCAAATTAGGTGGGTAGTAATGTTGGTGGATATCAGTATTAAAAACTATGCGTTAATAGAAAATCAGCACCTCTCTTTTAATGAAGGTTTTAATATTTTGTCAGGTGAGACGGGAGCTGGTAAGTCTATCCTAATAGGTGCTATAGGATTACTTCTTGGCGAAAAAGGTGAGCAGGAAAAAATAAGAACTGGTGCTGAATCTGCATCAGTGATTGGTACCTTTACTATTAATAGTAATAAAGCTGCTATTCAGTGGTTGAGAGATCATGACATCGAATGTGAAGACAATAACGTAATCATAAAAAGAGTAATTAAAAACTCTGGTCGTGGAAGTTCTTATATTCAGTCTGAACCTGTAACAGTAAAAGACTTACAGGAGTTCACTGGTCTTATAATTGATGTCCATAGTCAGCATAGTCATCAATCCCTATTTAATAAAGATAATCATAGAAAGTTATTAGACCGTTTTGGTGGATGTGACGATCTAGCTAAAAGAGTAACAGCTTCTTATCATAATGTTAATGACTTAAGAACTAAATATAATGATTATCTTGAAAATCAGGATGAATATAAGAAAAAATACGAAGAACAGATACGACTTATAAAAGATGTTGAAATAACTGATATCGGTCAGGACGAAGAACGTGAGTTAACTCAGGAGAGGTCTATCCTGCTGCGTGGAGAGGATATTTACAGAACAGTTAAAAATATAACAGATATATCAACTACTAAAAGTGATTCTTTGTTTGGTTTGAGTACTGTTCGACAGCTTATGTCAAAATTAGTAGATATCGATCAAACATTCGAAAGTCTATATAATAGATACGAAAGTTCTTATTACGAAATAGAAGACATTTTAGAGAATTTGAAGACGATTAACATAGGATTAGATTTTAGTCCTGAGCGTATGGAATTTGTTGAGTCAAGAATAAATTCCATTCATGGCATATTGAAAAAATATGGGCCTACTTATGATTTGATGATGGAAAATTATAATACGGCAAAACAATATACAACTGAATACAAAGATAGCAGACACCAACAGCTTGAACTAGAGCAAGAGATTAGTGAAGCTGAAGAAGAATTAGGCAAGATAGCTCGTTTATTAAGTCAAAAAAGAAAAATGGCGGCAACAGAACTTGAGCTACAGATAGTTTCAAATTTAAAACAATTGGGAATGGAGAAAGTTGAGTTCAAGATTGAGTTTTCAAATAAAATGGGAACAACAGGTAAGACTCTTTGTGGTCCTCTTGGTTATGATGTTATTGAATTCATGATTTCAACAAATATTGGAGAACCTCTTAAATCGCTTAAGTCAGTGGCATCAGGGGGGGAATTGAGTAGAGTAATGTTGGCTTTAAAGTCTGTATTAGCTGATTCAGATGATATTAGTACATTAATATTTGATGAAATCGATACTGGTATTGGTGGCTCCGTTGCTTTAGCCTTAGGTAAACATCTCAAGGAGCTGTCTAAGAGCAAGCAAGTATTTAGTATTACACACTTGGCGACAATTGCTAGTTTTGCACAAAAACACATCAAAATAGAAAAAGAAGTAAAGTTAGGGCATACTTATACTAAGGTTCGTGAATTAGTAGCCGAAGATAGAGTAGAAGAGGTTTCTCGAATGCTGTCTGGTACATCGAATGATGAATCTGCTATTAATCATGCCAGAAAACTAATTTTAGAGAATAGTCAATAGACCCCTCATCAAGGAGCACTTGGGTGGCGAAGGTTAGCGCTGAAGCAAAGAAAAAGTATTTTGATAAAATAAAAACATACAAGAAGGAAATAGAAGATATTCTTCAAAGAGAGACTTTGCTTTTGAATATGTCATCAGAAGAGGAAGGTTTGGAGTTTAGAAAACTAACCTTGGCTGATGAAAGTCTAAATCTAGTATCCTATTATCTGATTTTGGACAGTTTGAGTGTTTCCTTACTAGGTGTCAAGAATGATGCATTTATGAATAATGCACGCAAAGCTTGTTACAAAGCAATTATATATCTTGAACAGGTTGTGACCAACTATATAGATGCTCCTTTTGGTGATTATGAAGAAAATTTGATAAAGATTGAATCTGTGAGTGATAGAGAAAGATTGAAATTAGTTTCAAAAATAGGTTTTGCGATAGAATCTGTTATAGATGCCTATGGTGATAATTCAAAATGGAGATGGTCTTTTGTTGAATTAGAAGGACGTTTTGCTACTGTTATTAAAAATTTACTTGATTTACGAAAATTACCTGCCAAATTAGATCCTAGATATGATGACTACCAAATTGTTGTTCAACACCTTAACTTAGCTCGACAATGGATGGTGCATTCTGCGGACAGATATCGTGAAAAATATGAAATGAGTACCCATCGTATTGATGACTTTAAAACGGCAATTAAATATCTGGAAGCTTTAAGAAGGCTTTCCAGCATTTTAAGACGACCAAAAGATGTCGACGAATTTAAACGCAGAGTAGATATTTGGTCTCAAAAAATGGAAGCAGATCGTAAAGCACAAGAAAAAAGATCCCAGTAAGTTAAAAGTGTTTATGAAGGTTGTGTAAGGAATCTTGTGGATATAATTCTGCAATTGTTGTTTCTACAATATTGTTATTTCCGTCTTTATAAAAAACTGGGAAATCATGTTTTGTAAATTCACTGATAACCTGACGACAAGCTCCACAAGGAGGCACTGGTTCTTCCGCGTCTATACAGGTTAGGTATAGGGCTTTCCAATTTAAATCCCCTTGAGTAATCGCCTGTGTGATTGCAGTTCTTTCCGCACAAATAGTTAGACCAAATGATCGATTTTCCACATT
Proteins encoded in this region:
- a CDS encoding NAD(+)/NADH kinase — protein: MVIQRVLVVFNKMKSGTVNIATQIKAKMNELEIDCQLFGYLDNPSEVVCHHPIDFVFVLGGDGTVLFSARMLYKLEVPILPINMGSIGFITEVSASEWLDAFLTYKNGQLDVSKRIMIRATVYRNGKKITDLVGLNDGVIGSSGASKIVRYQIDVNGVSLGEYRADGVILATPTGATGYSLAAGGPLIYPEAEALLVTPICPHSLTKRPIVIPGNENIRVTLDKEQRTKISLTIDGQVEYFLEPGDEVVFSKTSEKTIIVKSDKRSFYEVIRTKLGG
- the recN gene encoding DNA repair protein RecN, whose product is MLVDISIKNYALIENQHLSFNEGFNILSGETGAGKSILIGAIGLLLGEKGEQEKIRTGAESASVIGTFTINSNKAAIQWLRDHDIECEDNNVIIKRVIKNSGRGSSYIQSEPVTVKDLQEFTGLIIDVHSQHSHQSLFNKDNHRKLLDRFGGCDDLAKRVTASYHNVNDLRTKYNDYLENQDEYKKKYEEQIRLIKDVEITDIGQDEERELTQERSILLRGEDIYRTVKNITDISTTKSDSLFGLSTVRQLMSKLVDIDQTFESLYNRYESSYYEIEDILENLKTINIGLDFSPERMEFVESRINSIHGILKKYGPTYDLMMENYNTAKQYTTEYKDSRHQQLELEQEISEAEEELGKIARLLSQKRKMAATELELQIVSNLKQLGMEKVEFKIEFSNKMGTTGKTLCGPLGYDVIEFMISTNIGEPLKSLKSVASGGELSRVMLALKSVLADSDDISTLIFDEIDTGIGGSVALALGKHLKELSKSKQVFSITHLATIASFAQKHIKIEKEVKLGHTYTKVRELVAEDRVEEVSRMLSGTSNDESAINHARKLILENSQ
- the cdd gene encoding cytidine deaminase encodes the protein MTDKDLWIKADEIANNSYSPYSRFRVGAVLVTTKGIYVGTNVENRSFGLTICAERTAITQAITQGDLNWKALYLTCIDAEEPVPPCGACRQVISEFTKHDFPVFYKDGNNNIVETTIAELYPQDSLHNLHKHF